The region GTAACTAAATTTACTTAAGTACAGGCGATTAGCTAGGTGTAAAAGCATGAAATATATCTCTTTTCAAGAATTATCAAAACTTAAGCTTTCATTTACATAAAAGAATATGAGTCACgtatacatagtccatcatccattcATGATTAAGGTATGTCATACCATGAAAGTCACAAGGGAATAAATCCATAAGCGGATCTAGGATCTATTTTACTTAGGTCATATTTGATGTTCTCTCAGTCCAGTCAGTctcatctatgtctctatcttttgagaGTCATTCGGTTTGATACCCAAGATATGATATCTCCCCAGTTGGACTTGATGGATGGCATACgagtctttcaatcaatttgctaAATTCTTGATAAACTAAGAACTTGTTtagattatttattaatataagttttttttctGTATTACGAATTAACCACGTAATACCATataatattagttaaatgttagataattagtgagccaatatttgtttccatttttcttttcgtGTAAAAACCATTAAGGACTATATACAAAGTTATTGATCGATATTTTAgtaactttttttgaaaaattacaagtacatATAGACAAAATCACTACAATAATGGCACTAGATCCCAACACCTAGGTTGTTCCTTTTATTGAGGTTCTTAGTCGTAGTCTCTGTTGGAAAAAACCTGGTTTAAAAATGGTTTTCGTGCACagtagaaaataataattttgaaaactgaccCAGTTTGTAATCTTTAAAGCAATAAACCCTAGACCAAATTTGCACATATGTTTTCGGATAGTCGAATCCTTATCGTTctcgactttcaaccaaacaatcttctctgttattctcgtaccacaaactaCTTCGAATGTGAGCTTAAACGATTCGAATCAAAACACAGAGCTagaactaatttttgttttcttttggggtgaaaacaaaaaatctcttctcaaatagaaacagAAGAAATTGTTATTTCGGAAAAATAGAtttcataattaagaataaattgTTAATCGTGAGGTGATAGATGACCGAGATAGATCATCCACCTAAGTCCCACTTCTGAGAGTGATAGCAATAAGCCTCTTTAAGGATTTAGTTACACATGCTCAAAgtcaagaaaataaacataaaaatacaaaacaaaGTAGCCATGAAAGTAAagctgaagaaaaatgaaaaagttgagacTTTTAtgcaaaaaaaacttaaatagcaTGAAACCAAAGCATTTAACAAAGAAATCTAAAGCAAAATACATAAAATGAACAAGCTTTAACagatttgaaataaaagaaactgaaatacattaaactaaagcttagAGAGTCTTGAAAGCAAAGTACATGAAATGgaaatgtaaataaaccttagctacagtgttaactaacttaactaacttaactaacatcaagaacaagaagtaaatgcagaaaaataaattctaatctAAGGTAAAAGAAGAGAATAATAAAAACCTTAGAAAAGTGtagagaaaaactaaagaaaacataGAGAAAACTAAACTTAAAACTAAGCTAAATGTGTCTCTCTCCTCCTCAGTAATTTTTGGCCATTTTAAAGGGTGTTCTGATGACTTTTCAATGCCAAAATTACCCCTACACGGGCCTTGTGTGATTAGTGGGTCGGGTAGACAAAGGTTGccctttttgtccaagtttgtccCTCTAACAAAGGCAATGTCACGATACTCAGAAGAGGATATCGCAATATCTTGGGCAATATTGAACATGTGGGTCTTCCTTGAAAGGTGGACATCATGATACTCAAGGAAGATGTCGCGGTACCACTAAAGGGTCACTACTCATTTTCAAGTTCCAACACGTCCCTACATCACTTAAAAACACGTTAGACCTCTCTATAACACTATCGGCCAATTtgggtaaataaaaataaacaaaaatgaaagaTTCACTTATTACTcgaaaaactttatttttctcaAGAAAAACTCCTTAAGTCTGTTGGAAAAGCCTAATTTGCCCCATCGATTTGTGGCAGGTCATATTCCCCCACACTCAAATCTTTGTTTGTCTTGAAACAaacacacaaaacatgcaaaaagaTGACCCTTAGACTAAATGAAACAATTAAGTTATATAGCTATACAACATCAAATTTGTACATGAATTACTTCACATGCAATTTAAGAATGATATTTAGCTAATTTACCTACTCCTAATTCAAATATTATTAGTTCAAAAAGTTAAAGTGTTAATAGAGATAGAGGAAATGTAAATGAGCATATGCACAAATATGgcccattaaaataaattatacagATAGCTCAtagatttttaaaaagaattgttCACTTAAGTTCTAAAAAATGCAAGCTATATACAAATTGATGCGTCGATGACTTATTCGGGTCCTAAAGATCTTTTTGGCTTGTAACGTTCTAAGGCTAAGGTTGGTAAAGATTCAAAGAAAGTTCATCTCAAAATGATTCAAGCACTATGAATAGTATAGCACACGACATTGTTCTTAATTCCCTCCAAAATACGCGGGTCACAATATATGAAATCGAATATCATGTGACCCGGCTTAGATATTACAATATCCCTTAATTTTAGACCTTTCTGATTCGATTCTATTTGTGGTATCACGATACTAAGGGTTGGGTAGCACGATACTActctataaataatttttttgacttttggaATTCATGGGGTATCACGATAGTAAGAGGTGGATATTACAATACCCTAAAGATTTTTGGCCCCTCTTCAAAAATGTTGGAGGAACCGCGGTATCCCCCCTTGGATATCGCGATTCCATTGAACTCATCCCAAAAACACtacaaaatcatcaattttccttTCAATCCTCAAAAATCAAACCTACCAAGTCTAAAATTAAACTAACACAATTTAAAATTCTAACCTAAATGCAAAAAATAAATACAATCCATGCTCAAAACAACTAATTATTTACAAATCCTTTTTCATTCACCACAGATGGTGAGTTAAAAAGTCAAGTTTAGGCAGTTGGTCACACCACCAAAATGGTGTTTCATCGGTGTCTCCGACATTAGAACTCATTGTTTGTTCAGCATCCGACCAAGGCCTTTTGAGAGTCGTATTTTCTTCCTTATCCTTTTACATTTTTGAATTCTCTTACGTGGCCTGCGAACACCTAGAACAACACACCATTCCATGAATGTTGCAAATTTGTTAGCATGATAATCTTTCGTCTTAATCACTTGGCACTTATACTCTTATGATGATTGCACTTCCTTAAACCTAGACTCGGGCTTGACACAATTAAAAACTTCAGTTTCTCCTTCAATACCCATAATCAATTCACCTCGTCCTACTATGGTGTCCCTGGAtatggctaagaaaggtctccctaAGAGTATCAGGATTTCTAGATACTTCTTAAAGTCAAGCACGGTAAAGTCAACTGGAAAAATGAATTGCCTAACCCTCACTAGCACATCTTTAAGGACTCCTTTGGGTCGTACTAAAGATCGATCGACTAATTGCAGGGTGAGTTATATTTCCTTAAGCTCTCCCAACCCTAACCTCATTTAAATTGACAATGGCATGAGGTTGATACTGGCTCCTAGGTCACACAGGGCCTTCCCGAAACTTACTCCTCCTATCTCAATGGGGATGGTAAAGCTATTAGGATCCTTTAGTTTGGGAGGAACTCTCCTAGACACTACCGCGCTACATTCTTCGTTAAATGTAATTTGCTCTCTTCTCCGTATTCTCCTCCAATGAAACATTACTTCCCTAAGGAACTTAGCATATTTGCGCATCTTCTTAAGAAGTTCTAAAAAGGGGAGATTCACATTCAAGGCTGTAAATATCTTGAAGAAGTCCACAAACTCCTCACCATCTATCTTCTTTTTCTCCTCTAAACGACTCGAAAAGGGCATAGGCTTTGGACTAAGTGCTGGTGGTGGAAAGCGTCTATCCTCTATTTCGACTTGTGTGGGTTCActctcaattttttctttctcagATACCCCTTCTCCATCACTAGGAGTGCAAGTGCTCTAATCATTCTCACCTACTTCTTTCTTCCCATAATTTGGTTGGGTAGGTTCCTTAACCCTAGCGCTGGATCTAAGAGTGATTACCTTCATGTGCTCCTTTATTTCTCTCTTTAGATTAGGTTCGGTAATACTCGGTATGCTAGAGGCTAAATTATTTTGCAACTGTTGCAAAAATTGGTCCAATTGACTCTGATTTGGTGCACATCAGCTTACACTACATTGAAACCTTCATCTAATTTACTCACCCTAATCGACAATAGAGGGTCACTATTATAAGATGGCTTCCTTTCTTGGTCTTGGGGTGCTTTAAAAGGTAATGGAGGTTGGTATGGTGCATTGGGTTTTAGAGGGTTAGCGTCTTAGGACTATCATGCCATCTAGGGTCATAGGTGTTGGAGTAAAGGTTATATCCTCTATTCCTTACATAATTAGCCTCTATATGGTTGCTCTCATTATCTTTCCCTGCATTAAAATTGGTTAGATTTGGTTGGTTTTGGACTTGCGCCTTGGTCGCATTCATCTCCAATTGATTAATCCTCTCAAAGACTTGTTGATACTTATCTTTGCTAGTGACAATTTTTTTTTCCGTTTGTTTGGTTCAATATGTGAACCGTTTAGCCGACCACATGTTAGAGTTCATTTCCATATCCTCGATGAGTTGACAAGCCTTGGCATAAGTCTTTGACATGAAAGCTCCATTGGATGCTCTATCAAGACTAGAACGTAAATTCCCATCAAGTCTATTTTAGAGACTTGAAGTTGCAGCCAATCTTGTAAACCATGGTACGGACAGTTGCACAACATAAATTTCAATTGCTCTCAAGCCTCGTATAATGACTCTACTTCTGATTGTCGAAAATTCGTAATGCCCATTCGAAGTTTCATTGCCTTGCTTGGTGGAAAATATTTTGCCAAAAATTTGCTCGCTAGCTCATCCCAAGTGTTGATTGAATCTACCGACTACGACTCTAGCCACATAAAAGCATCGTCAGTAAGAGAGAAAGGAAATAACCAAAGAAGAATAGCGTCATCGGATACCCCATTATACTTGAAAGTATCACAAATGGTTAGAAACCACCTAAGGTGTTGGTTATGATCCTTACTCATTGACCCTCAGAATTAAAGGTTcaattgtatcatttgaattattataaatttaattttgaagttgTTAGCATTAATCGTCGGGAGATTAATGCTACCTCGaattaggggtgttcattcggttaaccgaccggttaaccgacccgaaataacattaaccgacctttcaaaatctttaaccgttaaccgaaccgaaattttttcaaaaaaattaaccgaactaaaattttttcggttaattctgtctgttaaccgaattaaccaaattaaccaaattacccgaattaaccgaattgaatcactacataattaaattatttttagacttttaaactttagttttagtcttagttttagaattttatttttatttattaaattatttgtaatttttctgattgggttgggtaattgggttggctTGAATACTTGGGTTTAGATTGGTCTgaggtgaatagtgggcctatttatatattataattttatttattaattttttcggttaaactgaaaaaatttgattaaccgaccggtttcgagcCGAATTAACTGTtaaccaaaaaatcaaaaaataattaaccgacccccgaccgaaaaaattcggtcaAGGTAAGTGCATTGTTCCCCAAGTTGTAAGTGGCTCTAAAACCAGCAAAATCCTTGGTTAAGaatttgaacactatttcaatttgTGTGTTCACGTCTAGTTTAGCCTCATTTTCCTCTACTTTAGCAAAGAATCCCATAAGCTTAAGAATATGTTCTTTTACTGGAGTGTCAGTTTTCTATTaagaattcatcaaatttgtaatagcgAATTGTCGAGCCAATGCAACTTGGCCTCCGAGAAAATCCTTCAAACTTGTCATAATCTCTTTGGCAGTATGGAAATTCTTGTGTTGCATTTTCAACACACTACTCATGCTCACTAACATATAACATCGAGCAATTAAGTCAGAATCTCTCCATCGATTTCTCGCTTTGGGCTAAGCTTCAGGAGGGCACGTTTCGTTAAAAACAAATTTATGTTTCTCACAGCCGAGAACTATTAGCAAGTTTCGTTCCCATTCTCGAAAGTTAtccccatttaatttattctcagtaagaatgctaataaaaaaagtaggagacatatttgaactgaaaaaGTAAAGATTTAactaattactatctttgtattaaagaaatatttttcattttcgtAACATATCAAGATTGCAGTATGATGCATATGTCTTGcattaaaaccttgaaaaaaatattttttcattgctatgatcattctcacacccatcaaCCATGTTTCCTTAGGATCCTATGattaactagtaagaacatgggtTACATCCAATCAGTTtgtgaatcttaattctcaagactccacACGAACTAAAAATAGTTTAACGTTTGGCCATCGTCTCTAGCTTAAATATTGTTTattgggaaactatttaataagagatgatcttgagtgtgtaaccattgactcaacaccaatcatgaacatgctttcatttgtGAATCATCTAGTGAACCCACATGACAAAGTTTACCTTGGGGTACGGCCAGGGTAGTAATCGGCTCaaaactttatcatgctatcacttagggaccatcaATGGAGGTTGTAGGTCTTGTTCAAGGACATTCTCCCACTCagtattttaaaaacatgcaaggttctttttataccaaatttcaagaatgatcatacagTAGTCCTAATGGCATTGTTACCTAATCTAACTATCATGCGTCCAATATATGCGTGGCATACTATGACAATAATATCCATTTACAAGAATCAATCAATCttaaaacaaacaattttcaTTCTCCACAGTTTTTCTTTTCAAGGAAAACTGAAGAAGTCAATATGAACCGAACACCAGGTAGGGTCCCAGGAAatggaggtgagtcaaatttgaccgCTTAAAAACCAAGCCTTTCCAAGCCAGAGCAAATCttagacatgcaccttctcattgCCAGATTTCTCATGGttatcgaataacctaaagaagtgaatagaacaatacaacacatttactttctcattaccacacttcttatttttaatcGATTAACTGTagatcatctcatatatatatcacaattataacattacataatattacaaacaattataaaaacaaatatataatgagataggtaattaaaaataaaattttcaagcaaGGTTttcatggttctatttctagaaaataaatggaaaaataaaattatataatttttcacAACAAGACATTCCTTGGGTCTTCTACCGCCACCTTATCTTTTACTCGTCATGGActccttttgaaaaaattacatttaagtcctatgtCCGTTTCcggctcacaagaattctatgaattttaaaaaaaaaatcatacgtGGAAATGATAGTCCAcagtctatttcctaagaaccacaacctcagcaaaaaaatttatataacaaatatataatatcacatttattcCCGTATATAACTTcaaacatgcataagatctaaagaatTCCACTTTCTTtataatcaaatcattcaagaataagagaaatttattttgattatctatttatacttatagatagaacacaacatggctcatgataccaattgttggaaaaataaGTTTGCAAAACGcagcagaaaataaatttaaggaaaaaccagagttttaattttttttttccaaaacaagatcttttttgtgatatctaaagtaataaacatttgATCAAAATGATatcttttcgattcgtctaggataaGCACTTTGACCGATTAGTCTTTTCCGCTATCTTCAAGCTCATGCCTTCCGAGTGTGGGCTCGTTtcgaataaaaaatttcatgaaaattaccattagggtaattttgtaatttctctaaaattttgggtcaagttgtaaatcataaaaatatctttacaaattttctggaataatctcttcaaagaattttctctctacaactttctcttgaattcaagtatgtgtaaataatgacctaagactctctttatatagggagagtttagagaattCAACTATGATttaacttaatcactttaatattaaattaatataatatttatctacaagagaaacattaaattaaatttaatattaggataatcactttaatattaaattaataaaatactattaaaataagtattaaattaaatttaatattaaactattaaaataatattatttttcgaaTAATTAATCTggaatcaaattctctagtagagtcccagtaggagtgtaactcttccactactcaaccaccgaCAACCAACTGCCGCCGGCCGCCAAGACGTTGCTATAGCAGCCACCGACACCGTCATGTCCAGTGATACAAGTGCGACACCCTTACGGTACCCCCGAGCCGGTTCGGCTGCTACCAATTCGGTCCAAGTCAATGACAACTCAACCAGTCAGGTCTAGCCACCGGTTAGACTGTCAACCCAGTTTCATATATCGGGCTCGatttgaccaatttttgggtATTGGTCTCGGTTTTGGGCTCTCAAACCCAATTTacaatctcaggtccaattttcaatttcaattactCATTGGGCCTATTGTCTGACATGAAAATTAACTTCCGaaattatcatattaattttaaatgatttgattttttttatcttgatcaaaattaatttttccaaaaatcacttagattttccaaattaatttttcaagaaaattatttaatcaaattctctaattgaacaattctcacaaccacttaatttaatttcacatcgaataaatcgactcaatcaaattattcccaaagtcgtatggccacattccatatttatcaacccatacaatgtcaatgagaggatatcgttaactctttaattgagctatgaattccactatttctAGTAAattcatgccatacacaagtcatgtacccaacataccagctatGGGCTCAATCacctttagagcataagcctccatttatatcaaagcacttgagttgcatatgcatggtcagtgactaactcaagatttaggtaaatcacatcatgaacgtcacaagtgaattaattcacagacgagttcaaaattaattcatcttggagccagtccaatgtatcattctaccaataaatacatctatatctctacttgtggagtcaactactccgatagctaagactagtcatctccccaattgaaattatagacaacataataatccttctcagtatttgaatcaaatgcttagTTTGATTCTTTTTACGAGATTACgggctcatttagattatctattgaagtaagttgtctttcttgcaatgtaaatgttctttacaatgccacttatgtTTAGATTGAACTttagacaattaatgagctaatattttcttgtcacaatttcattatgcatgaaaaatataaaaggtataaataaataaacataatagtgaaatgtgaaattaattttatttattttttcatcattcaaataaatagaaaacagttacatgtttactataatatggacacatttcccaacaaattaccCTTATACTAATGTTGGTCATAGTACTGATTCTAATAGTGTTGATCTCCCTACTTGTAGTTGACCTCATCAACTTGCACTCCTAGGAAATTTTGAGCCGATTGAGCCATAAATTCTTATTCAAGTTCCCTAGACAACACCAATTGTTGTAACACTAAGGTTATATAAGGTGAAAGGCCACTTGAATGAAGGTGGTTCCCACCTTATTGGGTGCAGAGAGCCACTTGGTTTAGTGGTTGGAGAAGTTTTAGGTAATACTAAAGCAAAGTTTTGGTACTTATTCCCTACATATCTCGTTCTTTTTGGATGAATTGGTATTTATACATAGAGAAGGGCCTAGAGTGGATCGATTGTTGCCTTCTTATGGGTTGGTAAGCCTGGGGAGTTGAGATCATTCAATGAGATTGGACTCAATGTAACAGTTATCTTTAATAGCATCACAATGATGACCCTTGAATTTTTGTAAAGACATGGGCTTCATCTCTTACGCGTAGGTGATACCCTAGCATAAGGTATAACAAATTTGTATATAACAGTAAGCAATGTCAAAATCCACATAGACtcgtaataattttatttctttagtaaaataggtaattaaaaattaaaagggttttgaaattaaaaattaaaattgctaaaaaaaattcacaaataaaaatttgaaaatcaataTGATGAGAATCTAGTCAAAAGAGAAATCTCAATTTTAATTCATGAGTTTGATTATCTAAGATAACTTCAATGTTCTTTAATACATTGGTTATAGTTACCGGCATTGTGCTTATCAACCAATCTTTTCATACCttttttataagaaaatggaaGCTCATTGAGATCATatcccttattaacaaataaccTTGTAACAAAACacctaatattttatttattaatagcATTAAAAATTAAAGAGGCTTAATTTTAGCCAGCAAACACACACAAGTGAGatttatttaaactaaattacaaatttatgcAACTTAAATTGCATACACTCAATCATATTATTCATCACAAGTATTAGAATAATTAAACAATTATGGatttgaaaatttcaattaaCAACGCAAATATTCTAAGCTATGAAATTTGAACTCTATATTCAACAAAcctaaatatttgtaattaaaaacacaaaaaaattctaaataccaaagaataaagaaataataaaaataaaatatatctcACAAACTTAAACAATCAAAACTTCAAAATccctttgaataaaaaaatagcaactcatattaaaagaaaaacacaaaaaaagtTGTATACGGCTAGGTCAAATTCTGATACTAAGAACATCTATTTATAGTTTAAagtagaaaaaatataaaattacatttcaTGAATTAAGGCAACTTTTTTCCCAAGTTTATGACAATTTTCTACTGCAAAATTCAAAGCCATTTTGGGCATTTTATCAACACTTTTAGGCTTTGAGTGTCAATATTCTCTTTTCAACGATATATTATAGACCCAATTTGAAGTCATGCAACTTGAGATATGGTCAAATAATAGAAGCAAAGTCAAGTTGAAATCTTTAAACATGTCTAAATTCAAAAAACTAGCCAAAAGTAATTTCCAAACTTCTTTTTCTTTAGTTCTTTCTTCTATtccatgaaaaattaaaatataaatcaaagtaTAATA is a window of Gossypium hirsutum isolate 1008001.06 chromosome D08, Gossypium_hirsutum_v2.1, whole genome shotgun sequence DNA encoding:
- the LOC121220337 gene encoding uncharacterized protein; translated protein: MKVITLRSSARVKEPTQPNYGKKEVGVSEKEKIESEPTQVEIEDRRFPPPALSPKPMPFSSRLEEKKKIDGEEFVDFFKIFTALNVNLPFLELLKKMRKYAKFLREVMFHWRRIRRREQITFNEECSAVVSRRVPPKLKDPNSFTIPIEIGGVSFGKALCDLGASINLMPLSI